Proteins encoded within one genomic window of Streptomyces sp. NBC_01237:
- a CDS encoding LysR family substrate-binding domain-containing protein: protein MTVSEVPPAFRLAYVPGVTPTKWVRIWNERLPEVPLTLVAVPAAEAPGLLRAGGADAGFVRLPIDRTDLSAIPLYTETTVVVIPKDHLMAAVDEVSVEDLADDIVLHPLDDPLEWENRPGRPAIERPDTTADAIELVAAGVGLLVVPQSLARLHHRKDLTYRPVPGAPESRIALSWPEDETTDLVEEFIGIVRGRTVNSTRGRPPTPAQPKGKRAEARGAGRKPAAGKSTGKSPQRGSGGTKAGKRGGPGKSGKPRRQS from the coding sequence GTGACTGTCTCGGAAGTACCCCCTGCGTTCCGGCTCGCCTATGTCCCGGGGGTGACGCCCACCAAGTGGGTGCGGATTTGGAACGAGCGGCTGCCCGAGGTCCCGCTGACCCTGGTCGCGGTGCCCGCGGCCGAGGCGCCCGGCCTGCTGCGGGCCGGCGGGGCCGACGCGGGATTCGTACGGCTGCCCATCGACCGTACGGACCTCAGCGCGATCCCGCTGTACACCGAGACGACCGTGGTCGTGATCCCGAAGGATCACCTCATGGCCGCGGTCGACGAGGTGTCCGTCGAGGACCTGGCCGACGACATCGTGCTGCACCCCCTCGACGACCCCCTCGAATGGGAGAACAGGCCGGGACGTCCCGCGATCGAGCGCCCGGACACCACGGCGGACGCCATCGAACTGGTGGCGGCCGGTGTGGGCCTGCTCGTCGTCCCGCAGTCGCTCGCCCGGCTGCACCACCGCAAGGACCTCACGTACCGGCCGGTCCCCGGCGCCCCCGAGTCGCGCATCGCCCTGTCGTGGCCGGAGGACGAAACGACCGACCTGGTCGAGGAGTTCATCGGGATCGTCCGGGGGCGGACCGTCAACAGCACACGGGGCCGCCCGCCGACCCCGGCGCAGCCGAAGGGCAAGCGCGCCGAGGCACGGGGCGCGGGGCGCAAGCCCGCTGCCGGGAAATCGACGGGCAAGAGCCCCCAGCGGGGTTCGGGCGGCACCAAGGCCGGCAAGCGAGGCGGGCCCGGCAAGTCGGGCAAGCCCCGTCGCCAGTCGTAA
- a CDS encoding cytochrome P450, which produces MTTHVEPHAYPFNTAEGLQLAEEYERVRERSGLLRVQMPYGEPAWLVTRYADARLVLGDQRFSRAAGAAHDEPRQSEGRRDSGILSMDPPGHTRLRSLVAKAFTVRQIEKLRPQVKELTASLLDGMEAAGPPADLVDGFALPLPVAVICRMLGVPEADRPRFRVWSDNALSTSSLTAAEFDASREELRSYMGELINLHREDPQDDLMTALIEARDGGERLTELELIDLCVAILVAGHETTASQIPNFVLTLLDHPDQMDQLRAHPELIPGAVEELLRFVPLGSGAGQPRYATEDVEVGGTLVRAGSPVLVAIGAANRDALRFTAPGVLDVSREGNQHLGFGHGVHHCLGAPLARLELQEALGALLTRFPGLKPAGDVTWKTELLVRGPRVMPIGW; this is translated from the coding sequence ATGACGACGCACGTCGAGCCCCACGCGTACCCCTTCAACACCGCCGAAGGACTCCAGCTCGCGGAAGAGTACGAACGCGTCCGCGAACGTTCGGGACTGCTCCGGGTCCAGATGCCGTACGGCGAGCCCGCCTGGCTGGTCACCCGCTACGCGGACGCCCGGCTGGTACTGGGCGACCAGCGCTTCAGCCGGGCCGCGGGCGCCGCGCACGACGAGCCGCGGCAGTCGGAGGGCCGCCGGGACAGCGGGATCCTGAGCATGGACCCGCCCGGCCACACGCGGCTGCGTTCCCTGGTGGCCAAGGCGTTCACCGTCCGCCAGATCGAGAAGTTACGGCCTCAGGTCAAGGAGCTGACCGCGAGCCTGCTCGACGGGATGGAGGCGGCCGGGCCCCCCGCCGACCTGGTGGACGGCTTCGCACTGCCGCTGCCCGTCGCGGTGATCTGCCGGATGCTCGGGGTTCCGGAGGCCGATCGCCCACGTTTCCGGGTTTGGAGCGACAACGCGCTGTCGACCAGCTCCCTGACCGCCGCCGAGTTCGACGCCAGCCGCGAGGAACTGCGCTCCTACATGGGCGAGTTGATCAACCTGCACCGTGAGGATCCGCAGGACGACCTGATGACCGCGCTGATCGAGGCGAGGGACGGCGGCGAACGGCTCACCGAGCTGGAGCTGATCGATCTGTGCGTGGCCATCCTGGTGGCCGGACACGAGACCACCGCTTCGCAGATTCCCAACTTCGTGCTCACCCTGCTGGATCATCCCGATCAGATGGATCAGCTCAGGGCACATCCCGAACTGATCCCGGGCGCGGTGGAGGAGCTGCTGCGGTTCGTGCCGCTGGGCAGCGGAGCGGGTCAGCCCCGGTACGCCACCGAGGACGTCGAGGTGGGCGGCACTCTGGTCCGCGCCGGCTCCCCCGTGCTGGTCGCCATCGGCGCGGCCAACCGGGACGCGTTGCGCTTCACCGCACCCGGTGTCCTCGACGTCTCCCGGGAGGGCAACCAGCACCTGGGGTTCGGGCACGGGGTCCACCATTGCCTGGGCGCCCCGCTGGCCCGGCTGGAGCTCCAGGAGGCACTGGGCGCGCTCCTCACCCGTTTCCCGGGACTGAAGCCGGCGGGGGACGTGACCTGGAAGACCGAGTTGCTCGTGCGCGGCCCCCGCGTCATGCCGATCGGGTGGTGA
- a CDS encoding ferredoxin: MTWHVRVDPQLCLASGMCAGVAPEVFALDGEHARTVVDGIEPDERVLDAADICPAQAITVHEGNRVIAPGRD, from the coding sequence ATGACCTGGCACGTACGTGTGGATCCGCAGCTGTGTCTGGCGTCGGGCATGTGCGCCGGGGTGGCCCCCGAGGTGTTCGCGCTGGACGGCGAGCACGCGAGGACCGTCGTCGACGGGATCGAACCCGACGAGCGGGTCCTGGACGCGGCCGACATCTGCCCGGCCCAGGCGATCACGGTGCACGAGGGGAACAGGGTGATCGCACCCGGACGGGACTGA
- a CDS encoding cold-shock protein encodes MASGTVKWFNSEKGFGFIAQDGGGPDVFAHYSNINSTGFRELQEGQAVTFDITQGQKGPQAENITAA; translated from the coding sequence ATGGCAAGCGGAACCGTCAAGTGGTTCAACTCGGAAAAGGGCTTCGGCTTCATCGCGCAGGACGGTGGCGGCCCGGACGTCTTCGCGCACTACTCCAACATCAACTCCACCGGCTTCCGTGAGCTCCAGGAAGGCCAGGCTGTGACCTTCGACATCACGCAGGGCCAGAAGGGCCCGCAGGCGGAGAACATCACCGCGGCCTGA
- a CDS encoding ABC transporter ATP-binding protein, translated as MSSLELCGITVRYGRFTAVENVDLLVPDGTVTGLVGGSGSGKSTLGRAVVGLAPLAAGRVRVAGREVGVRRGRSPVQLVFQNPYASLDPRMSIGAAVAEALPRRARTDGEPNRRPTARERRAARDAEVARCLELVGIDPGRAALTPDALSGGQRQRVALARALAARPAVLIADEITSALDVSVQGAVLNLLRRLQRELGFSMLFISHDLAVVRHLSDQVAVLDGGRLVECGPTAEVLERPAHPTTRTLISCVPTLATAEEAS; from the coding sequence ATGAGCTCCCTGGAACTGTGCGGGATCACCGTGCGATACGGCCGCTTCACCGCAGTGGAGAACGTGGATCTGCTGGTGCCGGACGGGACGGTGACGGGCCTGGTCGGCGGTTCGGGGTCGGGCAAGTCGACCCTCGGCAGGGCCGTGGTGGGGCTGGCGCCACTGGCGGCGGGCCGCGTACGGGTGGCGGGGCGCGAGGTCGGCGTACGGCGCGGTCGCAGCCCGGTGCAGCTGGTGTTCCAGAATCCGTACGCCTCGCTCGACCCGCGCATGAGCATCGGTGCCGCGGTCGCCGAGGCCCTGCCCCGCCGGGCCCGTACCGACGGGGAGCCGAATCGCCGGCCGACGGCCCGCGAGCGGCGCGCCGCCCGGGACGCGGAGGTGGCGCGCTGCCTCGAACTCGTGGGCATCGACCCCGGGCGGGCGGCACTGACGCCGGACGCGCTCTCCGGCGGACAGCGCCAACGCGTCGCCCTGGCCCGCGCCCTGGCCGCCCGGCCCGCCGTGCTGATCGCGGACGAGATCACCTCGGCGCTGGACGTCTCCGTCCAGGGCGCGGTGCTCAATCTGCTGCGGCGGCTCCAGCGCGAACTGGGGTTCTCCATGCTGTTCATCTCCCACGACCTCGCGGTCGTGCGCCATCTGTCCGACCAGGTCGCCGTGCTGGACGGCGGGCGCCTGGTCGAGTGCGGTCCCACCGCCGAGGTACTGGAGCGGCCCGCACACCCGACGACGCGCACCCTCATCTCCTGCGTACCCACCCTTGCGACCGCCGAGGAGGCGTCATGA
- a CDS encoding MFS transporter yields the protein MTGSHATPADTAQAPERGRGGGMALLVIASCQLMVVLDITIVNIALPHIQTSLGFSTESLSWVVNAYTLTFGGLLLLGGRLGDILGRRRVFVFGVLLFVFASLLGGLSQESWQLLAARSLQGVGGAIASPTALSLITTTFREGPERNKAFGVFAAVSAGGSAIGLLAGGVLVEWLDWRWVFFVNVPIGLLIALATRRYIRESERHPGHFDIVGAFTSTLGMVMLVYGFIRASEDGWSDRVTLLSFGAALVLLAVFIAIERRSKQPITPLWMFRDRNRAGSYGMMLSLSAAMFGMFFFLTLFVQNILEFSPLQAGLAFLPVSVIVAVGAGITSQLLPRWGPKPFMVTGAVLAAVGLGWLTMTDVNSSYLGSILGPVLVFGLGMGMQFVSLTLMAVSGVAPREAGAASGVLNATQQVGGSLGLSILVTVFGTASRNAAAEQIPRFLKEGTPAQLLEFRRTGQLPGHWGDEVLASGVSSAFIVAAIMAVVAALVALVVIQVRPGDLERLQGGAAPPTTPQDAPGSRPPAPGAPRD from the coding sequence ATGACGGGCTCCCACGCGACACCTGCGGACACTGCCCAGGCCCCGGAGCGGGGCCGAGGCGGTGGGATGGCGCTTCTCGTCATCGCCTCGTGCCAGTTGATGGTCGTCCTCGACATCACCATCGTCAACATCGCGCTGCCGCACATCCAGACGTCACTGGGTTTCTCGACCGAATCCCTGTCCTGGGTGGTCAACGCGTACACGCTGACCTTCGGCGGGCTCCTGCTGCTCGGCGGGCGGCTGGGAGACATCCTCGGCCGCCGCCGGGTCTTCGTCTTCGGCGTCCTGCTCTTCGTCTTCGCCTCGCTGCTCGGCGGTCTCTCGCAGGAATCCTGGCAACTGCTCGCGGCCCGCTCGCTGCAAGGTGTCGGTGGCGCCATCGCTTCCCCGACGGCCCTGTCGCTGATCACCACGACGTTCCGGGAGGGCCCCGAACGGAACAAGGCGTTCGGGGTGTTCGCCGCCGTCTCGGCGGGTGGCAGCGCGATCGGACTGCTCGCGGGCGGGGTGCTGGTGGAGTGGCTCGACTGGCGCTGGGTCTTCTTCGTCAACGTGCCCATCGGCCTGCTGATCGCGCTCGCCACCCGCCGCTACATCCGCGAGTCCGAACGCCACCCGGGCCATTTCGACATCGTCGGCGCGTTCACCTCCACGCTGGGCATGGTCATGCTGGTCTACGGATTCATCCGTGCCTCCGAGGACGGCTGGAGCGACCGGGTGACCCTGCTGTCCTTCGGCGCGGCGCTCGTGCTCCTCGCCGTGTTCATCGCCATCGAGCGGCGCTCGAAGCAGCCCATCACCCCGCTGTGGATGTTCCGCGACCGCAATCGTGCCGGTTCCTACGGGATGATGCTGAGCCTGTCCGCCGCGATGTTCGGGATGTTCTTCTTCCTGACCCTGTTCGTGCAGAACATCCTGGAATTCAGCCCCCTGCAGGCCGGTCTCGCCTTTCTGCCGGTGAGCGTGATCGTCGCGGTGGGCGCGGGCATCACCTCGCAACTGCTGCCCAGATGGGGCCCCAAACCCTTCATGGTGACGGGGGCGGTCCTGGCCGCGGTGGGGCTGGGCTGGCTGACGATGACCGATGTGAACAGCTCGTACCTGGGGAGCATCCTCGGTCCCGTGCTGGTCTTCGGCCTCGGCATGGGCATGCAGTTCGTGTCGCTGACGCTGATGGCGGTGTCGGGTGTGGCGCCCCGGGAGGCGGGCGCGGCGTCCGGGGTCCTCAACGCCACCCAGCAGGTGGGCGGGTCGCTCGGTCTGTCCATTCTGGTCACGGTCTTCGGCACGGCCAGCCGTAATGCGGCGGCCGAGCAGATTCCTCGTTTCCTGAAGGAAGGGACCCCGGCCCAGCTGCTGGAGTTCCGCAGGACCGGGCAGCTCCCGGGACACTGGGGCGACGAGGTGCTGGCCTCGGGCGTCTCCAGCGCGTTCATCGTCGCCGCGATCATGGCCGTGGTGGCCGCTCTGGTCGCGCTCGTGGTCATCCAGGTACGCCCCGGGGATCTGGAGCGTCTCCAGGGCGGCGCCGCACCGCCGACGACGCCCCAGGACGCCCCCGGGAGCCGCCCTCCGGCCCCCGGCGCACCGCGTGACTGA
- a CDS encoding DUF5997 family protein, whose product MTSHQTTQTMKPATAAKKLGVYLEATPTEFQEGVVSRSELNALQTDPPEWLQELRRTGPHPRPVVAAKLGVSIAGLARGGVTEPLTTEQIEALKNELPEWLQKERATQAEVRKETVRIKEKKAEQGEQSHRPRS is encoded by the coding sequence ATGACGTCGCACCAGACCACCCAGACCATGAAGCCCGCGACCGCGGCGAAGAAACTGGGTGTGTACCTCGAGGCCACCCCCACCGAGTTCCAGGAGGGTGTCGTCTCGCGCTCCGAGCTGAACGCCCTGCAGACCGATCCGCCCGAGTGGCTGCAGGAGCTGCGACGCACCGGCCCGCACCCCCGGCCCGTGGTCGCGGCGAAGCTCGGCGTCTCCATCGCCGGTCTCGCGCGCGGCGGAGTCACGGAGCCGCTCACCACGGAGCAGATCGAGGCCCTGAAGAACGAACTCCCGGAGTGGCTGCAGAAGGAGCGCGCCACCCAGGCGGAGGTCCGCAAGGAGACGGTGCGCATCAAGGAGAAGAAGGCGGAACAGGGCGAGCAGTCGCACCGGCCGCGTTCCTGA
- a CDS encoding ABC transporter substrate-binding protein, which yields MTAVAAAFGLIATAAACGGGSAGGSAGSRVVVAIGADPGSLSPTTALAGTALAMNSFAYDTLVHIAADGSLIPGVAEKWTVTSTSARFTIRSGVSCEDGSALTATDVAAEYNHIADPANQSPMLGLSVPVTAVAKADEATRTVTVTTTRPAPFIAHMARLLPLLCEESLAAPAALAKATGASGPYRLTEAVPGDHYTYARRDGYTWGPGGATGEDLPRTVVFKVVANESTATNLLMAGQIDVAQINGGDQQRLDAAEVKNRSIDALVGQLMFNQAAGRPSADLAVRRALISVLDLKDLRNVATGGIGTPPTSIGEVAPTPCTGDPVTGNVPAHDPERAAAALTAAGWTRSGGTWTKDGKPLTIGFSYATNQGTQVASAIELAVQKWTSFGVKASADPVSGSSIAGTLTGGDWDVAWAPIGVTLPDQLTQFYDGQPPPKGNNFGSVANPDYHRLAARASAMPGTSGCALWEQAGAALVKRVDIVPIVSRPIRHYAKGVTFQVDGGGIIPSTLRRSAS from the coding sequence GTGACCGCTGTGGCGGCGGCGTTCGGTCTCATCGCCACAGCGGCCGCGTGCGGGGGCGGCTCGGCCGGGGGCAGCGCGGGGTCGAGGGTGGTGGTCGCCATCGGCGCCGATCCGGGCAGTCTCAGCCCCACGACGGCGCTGGCCGGCACCGCGCTGGCGATGAACTCCTTCGCCTACGACACGCTCGTGCACATCGCGGCGGACGGTTCGCTGATCCCCGGGGTGGCCGAGAAGTGGACGGTCACCTCCACTTCGGCCCGGTTCACCATCCGCTCCGGGGTGAGCTGCGAGGACGGCTCGGCGCTCACGGCAACGGATGTGGCCGCCGAGTACAACCACATCGCCGACCCGGCGAACCAGTCGCCGATGCTCGGGCTCTCCGTACCCGTCACCGCCGTCGCGAAGGCCGACGAGGCGACGCGCACGGTCACCGTCACCACGACACGACCCGCACCGTTCATCGCGCACATGGCCCGGCTGCTGCCGCTGCTCTGCGAGGAGAGCCTGGCGGCCCCGGCCGCGCTGGCCAAGGCCACCGGGGCGAGCGGCCCGTACCGGCTGACCGAAGCGGTTCCGGGCGACCACTACACGTACGCCCGGCGGGACGGGTACACCTGGGGGCCCGGCGGCGCCACCGGGGAGGACCTTCCCCGCACGGTGGTGTTCAAGGTCGTCGCCAACGAGTCGACCGCGACGAACCTCCTGATGGCCGGGCAGATCGACGTCGCCCAGATCAACGGCGGCGACCAGCAACGGCTGGACGCGGCCGAGGTGAAGAACCGGAGCATCGACGCGCTGGTCGGCCAGCTCATGTTCAACCAGGCCGCCGGGCGTCCGTCCGCCGACCTCGCGGTGCGCCGCGCCCTGATCTCCGTACTGGATCTCAAGGACCTCAGGAACGTCGCCACGGGCGGCATCGGGACACCCCCCACCAGCATCGGGGAGGTCGCGCCAACCCCCTGCACCGGCGACCCGGTGACCGGGAATGTCCCCGCCCACGACCCCGAGCGGGCCGCCGCCGCCCTCACCGCGGCGGGCTGGACCAGGAGCGGCGGCACCTGGACGAAGGACGGCAAGCCGCTGACCATCGGGTTCAGTTACGCGACCAACCAGGGCACGCAGGTCGCGTCGGCGATCGAACTGGCCGTCCAGAAGTGGACCTCCTTCGGGGTGAAGGCATCGGCCGACCCCGTGAGCGGGTCGAGCATCGCGGGCACCCTGACGGGCGGCGACTGGGACGTGGCCTGGGCTCCCATCGGGGTGACCCTCCCGGACCAGCTGACCCAGTTCTACGACGGACAGCCACCGCCGAAGGGCAACAACTTCGGGTCCGTCGCCAACCCCGACTATCACCGGCTCGCCGCACGTGCCTCCGCCATGCCCGGCACGTCGGGCTGCGCCCTGTGGGAGCAGGCGGGTGCCGCCCTGGTCAAGCGGGTCGACATCGTGCCGATCGTCAGCAGGCCGATCCGGCACTACGCGAAGGGCGTCACCTTCCAGGTGGACGGCGGCGGCATCATCCCCAGCACTCTGCGCCGGAGCGCGAGCTGA
- a CDS encoding dipeptide/oligopeptide/nickel ABC transporter permease/ATP-binding protein translates to MPQRNHDTALRHRLGRTLRTPIGVTALTACLVVALVAVFGPTLLGAQAARVDTDAINEGSSAAHLLGTDQLGRDIAARVVVATRLTLRLTLLATAIGVGGGLLLGVAPAVLGRRAGRLITAVVGVLVAFPGLLFLLFLATIFGVGSTGAVFAVGLAMVPPMARLVQNLTASVAGADYVSAARILGVGRFRLVVRHLLPNIAEPSVLFATQAAGGILVAFSGLSFLGLGVQPPDYDWGRLLNEQLNRVYVNPVAALAPGAAVVLTGLMFGLVGEVLAQAGGRRAPQARGTSAPRRPEKFVRDTTAGADGGPVVRAHDLRVTFPGGRQAVRGISLDIGAGEAVGLVGESGSGKSLTALALADLVPHPGQVSARTLRFDGHDLRADPRLGTALAMVFQDPMASLNPALRVGRQLAEVAEVHLRHTRAQAAARAVDRLGAVRIPSPERRARQRPHEYSGGMRQRAVIAMGLMGNPKLIIADEPTTALDVAVQKQVLDLLAEVREDSGAALLLISHDLAVVAQVCERVLVMYGGLIVESLPVTELLRGAAHPYTRALIGAVPTMTTAPGTELVTIPGRPPEPGEDSGGCSFAPRCERARERCHTAAPALAGFGAGREVACWYPVGGAAGGDPVGTAPRTTEATS, encoded by the coding sequence ATGCCTCAGAGGAATCACGACACCGCGCTGCGGCACCGGCTGGGGCGCACCCTCAGGACGCCGATCGGCGTCACCGCCCTCACCGCCTGCCTGGTGGTGGCGCTGGTCGCCGTGTTCGGCCCCACCCTGCTCGGCGCCCAGGCGGCGCGGGTGGACACGGACGCGATCAACGAGGGCAGCAGTGCCGCGCACCTGCTCGGCACCGACCAACTGGGCCGCGACATCGCCGCCCGGGTGGTGGTGGCGACCCGGCTGACCCTTCGCCTCACGCTGCTGGCCACCGCGATCGGGGTCGGTGGCGGGCTGCTGCTCGGTGTCGCACCCGCGGTGCTCGGGCGCCGCGCCGGGCGGCTGATCACCGCCGTGGTGGGCGTGCTGGTGGCCTTCCCCGGACTGCTGTTCCTCCTCTTCCTGGCCACGATCTTCGGCGTGGGCAGCACCGGGGCGGTGTTCGCGGTGGGGCTCGCCATGGTCCCGCCGATGGCACGGCTGGTGCAGAACCTCACGGCGTCGGTCGCGGGGGCGGACTACGTCTCGGCGGCACGGATCCTCGGTGTGGGGCGGTTCCGGCTGGTGGTCCGTCATCTGCTGCCCAACATCGCCGAGCCGTCGGTGCTGTTCGCCACCCAGGCGGCGGGGGGCATCCTGGTCGCCTTCTCGGGTCTCTCCTTCCTCGGGCTCGGTGTGCAGCCCCCGGACTACGACTGGGGGCGGCTGCTCAACGAGCAGTTGAACCGGGTCTATGTGAACCCGGTGGCGGCCCTGGCGCCCGGTGCGGCCGTGGTGCTGACGGGGCTGATGTTCGGGCTGGTCGGCGAGGTGCTCGCCCAGGCGGGCGGCCGACGGGCACCACAGGCGCGCGGGACGTCGGCGCCGCGGCGGCCGGAAAAGTTCGTGCGGGACACGACGGCCGGCGCCGACGGCGGGCCGGTGGTCCGGGCGCACGATCTACGGGTGACCTTTCCCGGCGGGCGGCAGGCCGTACGCGGCATCTCGCTGGACATCGGCGCGGGCGAGGCCGTCGGGCTGGTCGGCGAGTCCGGTTCCGGCAAGAGCCTGACCGCGCTGGCACTGGCGGACCTGGTTCCGCACCCGGGACAGGTCTCCGCGCGTACGCTCCGCTTCGACGGGCACGATCTGCGGGCGGACCCCCGGCTGGGCACCGCCCTGGCCATGGTCTTCCAGGACCCGATGGCCTCGCTCAACCCCGCCCTGCGCGTGGGCCGCCAGCTCGCCGAGGTGGCGGAGGTGCACCTCCGCCACACCCGGGCGCAGGCCGCGGCGCGCGCCGTCGACCGGCTCGGCGCCGTCCGTATCCCGTCGCCGGAACGCCGGGCCCGGCAGCGGCCGCACGAGTACTCCGGCGGGATGCGTCAACGGGCCGTCATCGCGATGGGGCTGATGGGGAACCCGAAGCTGATCATCGCCGACGAGCCGACCACGGCACTGGATGTGGCGGTCCAGAAGCAGGTGCTCGACCTGCTGGCCGAGGTGCGTGAGGACTCCGGCGCGGCACTGCTGCTGATCTCCCACGACCTCGCCGTCGTGGCCCAGGTCTGCGAACGGGTGCTGGTGATGTACGGCGGCCTGATCGTCGAGAGCCTCCCCGTCACGGAGTTGCTGCGCGGCGCCGCGCACCCCTACACACGGGCGCTGATCGGAGCGGTCCCGACGATGACCACGGCCCCCGGTACGGAGCTGGTGACCATTCCGGGCCGTCCGCCGGAGCCGGGCGAGGACAGCGGCGGATGCTCCTTCGCCCCGCGCTGCGAACGGGCCCGGGAACGCTGTCACACAGCCGCGCCCGCGCTGGCCGGCTTCGGGGCGGGCCGGGAGGTCGCCTGCTGGTATCCGGTGGGCGGGGCGGCGGGCGGCGACCCCGTCGGGACCGCGCCACGGACGACGGAGGCCACCTCATGA
- a CDS encoding ABC transporter permease → MPRFPRERARSPWVGFALRRTWRLVASLAALVTAAFAMIHLIPGDPVRAALGPTADPALVDARRQSLGLDQPLPQQYGDFVGRLFQGSLGDSIGAQLPVSEIISSRLPATLQIAVPAFVLILLLAIPVGMTAAVLTRDGRRRRGELAFTGITGFLGAVPEFLLAVGLVAAFAVAWPVLPVASQAGPASYVLPVLALTLVPAATLSRIVRVETLRVLGEDYMRTAQAKRLPARLRYLRHALPNLLTSSLTLGGLLFSSLLAGTVLIENVFAWPGLGTTIVQAITEKDYPLVQGVVLVYGAAALLITFAVDVAVAVADPRSTVRGS, encoded by the coding sequence ATGCCGCGATTCCCGCGCGAGCGGGCCCGCAGCCCCTGGGTCGGATTCGCCCTGCGCCGCACCTGGCGGCTGGTCGCCTCTCTTGCCGCCCTGGTCACCGCCGCTTTCGCGATGATCCATCTGATTCCCGGGGACCCGGTGCGGGCGGCGCTGGGACCCACCGCCGATCCGGCCCTGGTCGATGCCCGCAGGCAGTCGCTCGGGCTGGACCAGCCGCTGCCGCAGCAGTACGGCGACTTCGTCGGCAGGCTGTTCCAGGGCAGCCTCGGGGACTCGATCGGTGCCCAGCTGCCCGTGTCCGAGATCATCTCCAGCCGGCTTCCGGCGACCCTGCAGATCGCCGTCCCCGCGTTCGTGCTGATCCTGCTGCTCGCGATCCCGGTGGGGATGACGGCCGCGGTCCTGACCCGGGACGGCCGCAGGCGGCGCGGTGAACTCGCCTTCACCGGGATCACCGGATTTCTGGGCGCCGTGCCCGAATTCCTGCTGGCGGTCGGTCTGGTGGCCGCGTTCGCCGTGGCCTGGCCGGTCCTCCCGGTGGCCTCACAGGCCGGCCCTGCCTCCTACGTACTGCCGGTACTGGCCCTCACGCTCGTCCCGGCGGCGACGCTGTCGCGCATCGTCCGGGTGGAGACGCTGCGGGTGCTCGGAGAGGACTACATGCGTACCGCCCAGGCCAAACGGCTGCCCGCCCGGCTGCGCTATCTGCGGCACGCGCTGCCCAATCTGCTGACCTCCTCGCTCACCCTGGGCGGCCTGCTGTTCAGCTCGCTGCTCGCCGGCACGGTACTGATCGAGAACGTCTTCGCCTGGCCCGGCCTCGGCACCACGATCGTGCAGGCCATCACCGAGAAGGACTACCCCCTGGTCCAGGGCGTCGTGCTGGTCTACGGGGCGGCCGCGCTGCTGATCACCTTCGCCGTCGACGTGGCCGTGGCCGTCGCCGACCCCCGGTCCACCGTTCGCGGGAGCTGA